The Ciconia boyciana chromosome 22, ASM3463844v1, whole genome shotgun sequence genome has a window encoding:
- the CASC3 gene encoding protein CASC3 isoform X1, which yields MADRRRQRASQDSEDDSDSAASDSADSAASAVRSRSGSGSGSGSGSPRPPHRPPRGAAGALSAGPRGRGAESAAGGASKSAPESECESEDGIEGDAVLSDYESAEDSEAEEEDYSEEESAKVELKQDSNDSCESAAKAEKGDEKPDSKGAVTGERQSGDGQESTEPVENKVGKKVPKHLDDDEDRKNPAYIPRKGLFFEHDLRGQTQEEEVRPKGRQRKLWKDEGRWEHDKFREDEQAPKTRQELIALYGYDIRSAHNPDDIKPRRMRKPRFGSPPQRDPNWSNERPNKPPRHQGADSTSTPPRTFTNRSSAGTGRMPPPRNYPRMGGYKETRPSYRASEASVQHLSRNGEQMKQESNYRAKRAEQTPPRDKSPEMEAAHVHSSPVKEEVALENQATAADAAQPPPDRPIEKKSYSRARRTRIKAGDAGKLADEVPASEGLTPVPPKPVQAETSPPPAKSSNWESPVESSLDGLEQEMTQINLTEQNWTLGQSQFIQTRELRGIPNHMHVGTGPPPQFNRMEEMAVQGGRVKRYSSQRQRPPVPEPAPPMHISIMEGHYYDPLQFQGPIYTHSENPAPLPPQGMIVQPEMHLPHPGLHPHQTPAPMANPGLYPPPVSMPPGQPPPQQLLAPTYFSPPGVMNFGNPGYPYPPGALPPPPPPHLYSNTQAQSQVYGGVTYYNTVQQQVQPKPSPPRRTSQPVTIKPPPPEDNKGEKSKERSNT from the exons ATGGCGGaccggcggcggcagcgcgccTCGCAGGACAGCGAGGACGACTCGGACTCGGCTGCCTCCGACAGCGCCGACTCGGCAGCCAGCGCCGTCCGCTCCCGCTCGGGATCCGGCTCCGGCTCGGGCTCCGGttccccccgcccgccgcaccgcccgccgcggggcgccgCCGGGGCCCTCAGCGCtgggccgcggggccgcggggccgagAGCGCTGCTGGGGGCGCGTCCAAGAGCGCGCCCGAGTCCGAGTGT GAAAGCGAGGATGGCATTGAAGGAGACG ctGTACTCTCGGATTACGAAAGCGCAGAAGACTCGGAG gcagaggaagaggattACAGCGAGGAAGAAAGTGCCAAAGTGGAACTGAAGCAGGATAGTAATGACTCCTGTGagtcagcagcaaaagcagagaaaggggaTGAGAAACCTGACTCCAAAGGTGCTGTAACTGGTGAGAGGCAAAGCGGGGATGGGCAG GAGAGCACTGAACCTGTTGAGAATAAAGTTGGGAAAAAAGTTCCCAAGCACCTGGACGATGATGAGGATCGTAAGAACCCGGCTTACATCCCACGCAAAGGGCTTTTCTTTGAGCACGACCTCCGAGGGCAGacgcaggaggaggaggtcag GCCAAAGGGTCGTCAGCGGAAGCTGTGGAAGGACGAGGGCCGTTGGGAGCATGACAAATTCCGGGAGGACGAGCAGGCCCCCAAGACCAGGCAGGAGCTGATCGCGCTTTATGGCTATGACATCAGGTCAGCTCACAACCCCGATGACATCAAGCCGAGGAGGATGCGCAAACCAAG gtTCGGGAGTCCTCCTCAGCGAGACCCAAACTGGTCCAACGAGAGGCCAAATAAGCCGCCAAGGCACCAAGGTGCAGACAGCACTTCAACTCCCCCGCGAACGTTCACCAACCGGAGCTCTGCAGGTACAGGGAGGATGCCCCCGCCTAGGAACTACCCGAGGATGGGGGGCTACAAAGAGACCCGTCCAAGCTACCGAGCTTCGGAAGCAAGCGTCCAGCATCTGTCTCGTAACGGTGAGCAAATGAAACAGGAGAGCAACTATCGAGCAAAGCGTGCAGAGCAAACCCCACCGAGAGACAAGTCACCCGAGATGGAAGCGGCACACGTCCACAGCAGCCCTGTGAAGGAGGAGGTTGCTTTGGAAAACCAAGCCACGGCTGCTGATGCTGCACAGCCACCGCCAGACAGACCAATTGAAAAGAAGTCTTATTCCCGGGCAAGAAGGACCAGAATCAAAgctggggatgcagggaagCTGGCAGATGAAGTGCCCGCTTCAGAAGGGCTGACTCCTGTGCCTCCGAAACCTGTGCAAGCCGAGACGTCCCCCCCACCAGCCAAGAGCAGTAACTGGGAGTCGCCGGTAGAATCCAGCTTGGATGGACTCGAGCAAGAGATGACCCAAATAAATCTCACTGAGCAGAACTGGACTCTGGGGCAGTCTCAGTTCATACAGACCCGGGAGCTGAGGG GTATTCCTAACCATATGCACGTGGGAACTGGGCCACCACCTCAGTTTAACAGGATGGAGGAAATG GCGGTGCAGGGGGGCCGTGTGAAACGCTACTCGTCGCAGCGGCAGAGACCGCCGGTGCCGGAGCCTGCCCCCCCCATGCACATCAGCATCATGGAAGGGCACTACTACGACCCAC TACAATTCCAGGGACCAATCTACACCCACAGTGAGAacccggccccgctgccgcctcAGGGGATGATCGTACAGCCAGAAATGCACCTCCCTCATCCAG GTTTACATCCCCACCAGACGCCAGCCCCCATGGCAAACCCCGGGCTGTACCCTCCGCCAGTCTCCATGCCCCCGGGCCAGCCCCCGCCGCAGCAGCTGCTTGCACCGACTTACTTCTCCCCTCCTGGAGTCATGAATTTTGGGAATCCTGGCTACCCCTACCCCCCAGGGGCACTACCCCCTCCGCCCCCTCCTCATCTCTATTCCAACACGCAG GCCCAGTCCCAGGTGTACGGAGGGGTCACGTACTACAACACTGTCCAGCAGCAAGTGCAGCCCAAGCCTTCTCCACCTCGGAGGACGTCCCAGCCTGTGACTATCAAGCCACCGCCTCCTGAG GACAACAAAGGTGAAAAATCAAAGGAGAGGAGCAACACGTAG
- the CASC3 gene encoding protein CASC3 isoform X3 — MADRRRQRASQDSEDDSDSAASDSADSAASAVRSRSGSGSGSGSGSPRPPHRPPRGAAGALSAGPRGRGAESAAGGASKSAPESECESEDGIEGDAVLSDYESAEDSEAEEEDYSEEESAKVELKQDSNDSCESAAKAEKGDEKPDSKGAVTGERQSGDGQESTEPVENKVGKKVPKHLDDDEDRKNPAYIPRKGLFFEHDLRGQTQEEEVRPKGRQRKLWKDEGRWEHDKFREDEQAPKTRQELIALYGYDIRSAHNPDDIKPRRMRKPRFGSPPQRDPNWSNERPNKPPRHQGADSTSTPPRTFTNRSSAGTGRMPPPRNYPRMGGYKETRPSYRASEASVQHLSRNGEQMKQESNYRAKRAEQTPPRDKSPEMEAAHVHSSPVKEEVALENQATAADAAQPPPDRPIEKKSYSRARRTRIKAGDAGKLADEVPASEGLTPVPPKPVQAETSPPPAKSSNWESPVESSLDGLEQEMTQINLTEQNWTLGQSQFIQTRELRGIPNHMHVGTGPPPQFNRMEEMAVQGGRVKRYSSQRQRPPVPEPAPPMHISIMEGHYYDPLQFQGPIYTHSENPAPLPPQGMIVQPEMHLPHPGLHPHQTPAPMANPGLYPPPVSMPPGQPPPQQLLAPTYFSPPGVMNFGNPGYPYPPGALPPPPPPHLYSNTQAQSQVYGGVTYYNTVQQQVQPKPSPPRRTSQPVTIKPPPPEVVSRAPVNLSF; from the exons ATGGCGGaccggcggcggcagcgcgccTCGCAGGACAGCGAGGACGACTCGGACTCGGCTGCCTCCGACAGCGCCGACTCGGCAGCCAGCGCCGTCCGCTCCCGCTCGGGATCCGGCTCCGGCTCGGGCTCCGGttccccccgcccgccgcaccgcccgccgcggggcgccgCCGGGGCCCTCAGCGCtgggccgcggggccgcggggccgagAGCGCTGCTGGGGGCGCGTCCAAGAGCGCGCCCGAGTCCGAGTGT GAAAGCGAGGATGGCATTGAAGGAGACG ctGTACTCTCGGATTACGAAAGCGCAGAAGACTCGGAG gcagaggaagaggattACAGCGAGGAAGAAAGTGCCAAAGTGGAACTGAAGCAGGATAGTAATGACTCCTGTGagtcagcagcaaaagcagagaaaggggaTGAGAAACCTGACTCCAAAGGTGCTGTAACTGGTGAGAGGCAAAGCGGGGATGGGCAG GAGAGCACTGAACCTGTTGAGAATAAAGTTGGGAAAAAAGTTCCCAAGCACCTGGACGATGATGAGGATCGTAAGAACCCGGCTTACATCCCACGCAAAGGGCTTTTCTTTGAGCACGACCTCCGAGGGCAGacgcaggaggaggaggtcag GCCAAAGGGTCGTCAGCGGAAGCTGTGGAAGGACGAGGGCCGTTGGGAGCATGACAAATTCCGGGAGGACGAGCAGGCCCCCAAGACCAGGCAGGAGCTGATCGCGCTTTATGGCTATGACATCAGGTCAGCTCACAACCCCGATGACATCAAGCCGAGGAGGATGCGCAAACCAAG gtTCGGGAGTCCTCCTCAGCGAGACCCAAACTGGTCCAACGAGAGGCCAAATAAGCCGCCAAGGCACCAAGGTGCAGACAGCACTTCAACTCCCCCGCGAACGTTCACCAACCGGAGCTCTGCAGGTACAGGGAGGATGCCCCCGCCTAGGAACTACCCGAGGATGGGGGGCTACAAAGAGACCCGTCCAAGCTACCGAGCTTCGGAAGCAAGCGTCCAGCATCTGTCTCGTAACGGTGAGCAAATGAAACAGGAGAGCAACTATCGAGCAAAGCGTGCAGAGCAAACCCCACCGAGAGACAAGTCACCCGAGATGGAAGCGGCACACGTCCACAGCAGCCCTGTGAAGGAGGAGGTTGCTTTGGAAAACCAAGCCACGGCTGCTGATGCTGCACAGCCACCGCCAGACAGACCAATTGAAAAGAAGTCTTATTCCCGGGCAAGAAGGACCAGAATCAAAgctggggatgcagggaagCTGGCAGATGAAGTGCCCGCTTCAGAAGGGCTGACTCCTGTGCCTCCGAAACCTGTGCAAGCCGAGACGTCCCCCCCACCAGCCAAGAGCAGTAACTGGGAGTCGCCGGTAGAATCCAGCTTGGATGGACTCGAGCAAGAGATGACCCAAATAAATCTCACTGAGCAGAACTGGACTCTGGGGCAGTCTCAGTTCATACAGACCCGGGAGCTGAGGG GTATTCCTAACCATATGCACGTGGGAACTGGGCCACCACCTCAGTTTAACAGGATGGAGGAAATG GCGGTGCAGGGGGGCCGTGTGAAACGCTACTCGTCGCAGCGGCAGAGACCGCCGGTGCCGGAGCCTGCCCCCCCCATGCACATCAGCATCATGGAAGGGCACTACTACGACCCAC TACAATTCCAGGGACCAATCTACACCCACAGTGAGAacccggccccgctgccgcctcAGGGGATGATCGTACAGCCAGAAATGCACCTCCCTCATCCAG GTTTACATCCCCACCAGACGCCAGCCCCCATGGCAAACCCCGGGCTGTACCCTCCGCCAGTCTCCATGCCCCCGGGCCAGCCCCCGCCGCAGCAGCTGCTTGCACCGACTTACTTCTCCCCTCCTGGAGTCATGAATTTTGGGAATCCTGGCTACCCCTACCCCCCAGGGGCACTACCCCCTCCGCCCCCTCCTCATCTCTATTCCAACACGCAG GCCCAGTCCCAGGTGTACGGAGGGGTCACGTACTACAACACTGTCCAGCAGCAAGTGCAGCCCAAGCCTTCTCCACCTCGGAGGACGTCCCAGCCTGTGACTATCAAGCCACCGCCTCCTGAG GTGGTAAGCAGGGCTCCAGTTAATTTGAGTTTCTAA
- the RAPGEFL1 gene encoding rap guanine nucleotide exchange factor-like 1: MKPLEKLLKKPGSHLPARPAAAPGLGPGQGSGPGPRRQSLSRPPASPEEPAGPAGPQPGGEGRWLELRPPEAPLRSPEEPSPGGDRDRDREPPSPEPPPAARCCCGCGCAPAAPAPPERLLAALLERLPAGGAHGRGCGAESLLDDIVLTHSLFLPTERFLQQLHQHFVLAAGSPPPRWEEGAGLRRKRAVLAVLLHFLETYKGLLQEEESAGKVIKELYLLIMKDTSLYHDLEDEILKLHQLVETVELKVADETPPPNKQVKPLFRHFRRIDSCLQTRVAFRGSDEIFCRVYMPDHSYVTIRSRLSASVQDILASVTEKLQYSEEQSTREDALILVTMASSGEKAVLQPSEECVFTTLGINSHLFACTRDTFDSLVPLPEEIQVVPGDTEIHRAEPEEIANHLTAFHWELFRCIHELEFVDYVFHGERGRRETANLELLLQRCSEVQHWVGTELLLCESLGKRAHLLKKLIKIAAICKQNQDMLSFYAVIIGLNNAAISRLRLTWEKLPGKFKNLFRKFENLTDPCRNHKTYREVLAKMKPPLIPFVPLILKDLTFLHEGSKTLLDGLVNVEKLHCIAEKVRTIRKYRSRPLCLELEASPSQLQTKAYVRQLRVIDNQNLLFELSYKLEPGSQ, encoded by the exons ATGAAGCCGCTGGAGAAGTTGCTGAAGAAGCCGGGCTCGCacctgcccgcccgccccgctgccgcaCCGGGACTGGGACCGGGGCAGGGATCGGGaccggggccgcggcggcagAGCCTGTcgcgcccgcccgcctcccccgaggagccggcggggccggcggggccgcagCCGGGGGGCGAGGGCCGCTGGCTGGAGCTGCGGCCGCCCGAggcgccgctccgctcccccgAGGAGCCGTCCCCGGGCGGCGACCGCGACCGGGACCGGGAGCCGCCGAGCCCcgagccgccgcccgccgcccgctgctgctgcggctgcggctgcgcccccgccgcgcccgcgcccCCCGAGCGGCTCCTGGCCGCGCTCCTCGAGCGGCtgccggcgggcggcgcgcaCGGCCGCGGCTGCGGAGCAG agTCGCTGCTGGACGACATCGTGCTCACGCACTCGCTCTTCCTGCCCACCGAGcgcttcctgcagcagctgcaccaGCA CTTCGTGCTGGCAgcgggcagccccccgccgcgctgggaggagggggccgggctgcggcgcAAGCGGGcagtgctggctgtgctgctgcacttcCTCGAGACCTACAAGGGGCTGCTGCAAGAGGAGGAGAGCGCCGGGAAGGTGATCAAG gaGCTCTACCTGCTCATCATGAAGGACACGTCCCTCTACCACGACTTGGAGGATGAGATCCTCAAGCTGCACCAGCTCGTGGAGACCGTGGAGCTCAA GGTGGCCGACGAGACACCCCCACCAAACAAGCAGGTGAAGCCGCTGTTCAGGCACTTCCGCCGCATCGACTCGTGCCTGCAGACGCGGGTGGCTTTCCGCGGCTCCGACGAGA tcTTCTGCCGCGTGTACATGCCCGACCACTCGTACGTCACCATCCGCAGCCGTCTCTCGGCCTCGGTGCAGGACATCCTGGCCTCCGTCACCGAGAAGCTGCAGTACTCGGAGGAGCAGAGCACCCGCGAAGACGCCCTCATCCTCGTCACCATGGCCTCGTCCGGAG AGAAAGCGGTCCTGCAGCCCAGCGAGGAGTGCGTCTTCACCACCCTGGGCATCAACAGCCACCTCTTTGCCTGCACCAGGGACACCTTCGACTCCCTG GTGCCGCTGCCCGAGGAGATCCAGGTGGTCCCGGGGGACACGGAGATCCACCGCGCAGAGCCGGAGGAGATCGCCAACCACCTCACCGCCTTCCACTGGGAGCTCTTCCGCTGCATCCACGAG CTGGAGTTCGTGGACTACGTGTTCCACGGGGAGCGGGGTCGGCGGGAGACGGCCaacctggagctgctgctgcagcggTGCAGCGAGGTGCAGCACTGGGTGGGCACCGAGCTGCTGCTCTGCGAGTCGCTGGGCAAGCGCGCCCACCTCCTCAAGAAGCTCATCAAGATCGCCGCCAT ATGCAAGCAGAACCAGGACATGCTCTCCTTCTACGCCGTCATCATCGGGCTCAACAATGCCGCCATCAGCCGCCTGCGCCTCACCTGGGAG AAGCTCCCGGGGAAATTCAAGAACCTGTTTCGGAAGTTCGAGAACCTGACG gacccctgcAGGAACCACAAGACCTACCGGGAGGTGCTGGCCAAGATGAAACCCCCCCTCATCCCCTTCGTGCCGCTCATCCTCAAAG ATCTGACCTTCCTGCACGAAGGCAGCAAGACCCTCCTGGACGGGCTGGTCAACGTGGAGAAACTG cactgcaTCGCCGAGAAAGTGAGGACCATCCGCAAGTACCGGAGCCGCCCGCTCT GCCTGGAGCTGGAGGCCtcccccagccagctgcagaccAAGGCCTACGTGCGGCAGCTGCGGGTCATCGACAACCAGAACCTGCTCTTCGAGCTCTCCTACAAGCTGGAGCCCGGCAGCCAGTGA
- the CASC3 gene encoding protein CASC3 isoform X2, whose translation MADRRRQRASQDSEDDSDSAASDSADSAASAVRSRSGSGSGSGSGSPRPPHRPPRGAAGALSAGPRGRGAESAAGGASKSAPESECESEDGIEGDAVLSDYESAEDSEAEEEDYSEEESAKVELKQDSNDSCESAAKAEKGDEKPDSKGAVTGERQSGDGQESTEPVENKVGKKVPKHLDDDEDRKNPAYIPRKGLFFEHDLRGQTQEEEVRPKGRQRKLWKDEGRWEHDKFREDEQAPKTRQELIALYGYDIRSAHNPDDIKPRRMRKPRFGSPPQRDPNWSNERPNKPPRHQGADSTSTPPRTFTNRSSAGTGRMPPPRNYPRMGGYKETRPSYRASEASVQHLSRNGEQMKQESNYRAKRAEQTPPRDKSPEMEAAHVHSSPVKEEVALENQATAADAAQPPPDRPIEKKSYSRARRTRIKAGDAGKLADEVPASEGLTPVPPKPVQAETSPPPAKSSNWESPVESSLDGLEQEMTQINLTEQNWTLGQSQFIQTRELRGIPNHMHVGTGPPPQFNRMEEMAVQGGRVKRYSSQRQRPPVPEPAPPMHISIMEGHYYDPLQFQGPIYTHSENPAPLPPQGMIVQPEMHLPHPGLHPHQTPAPMANPGLYPPPVSMPPGQPPPQQLLAPTYFSPPGVMNFGNPGYPYPPGALPPPPPPHLYSNTQAQSQVYGGVTYYNTVQQQVQPKPSPPRRTSQPVTIKPPPPELLVAGGKQGSS comes from the exons ATGGCGGaccggcggcggcagcgcgccTCGCAGGACAGCGAGGACGACTCGGACTCGGCTGCCTCCGACAGCGCCGACTCGGCAGCCAGCGCCGTCCGCTCCCGCTCGGGATCCGGCTCCGGCTCGGGCTCCGGttccccccgcccgccgcaccgcccgccgcggggcgccgCCGGGGCCCTCAGCGCtgggccgcggggccgcggggccgagAGCGCTGCTGGGGGCGCGTCCAAGAGCGCGCCCGAGTCCGAGTGT GAAAGCGAGGATGGCATTGAAGGAGACG ctGTACTCTCGGATTACGAAAGCGCAGAAGACTCGGAG gcagaggaagaggattACAGCGAGGAAGAAAGTGCCAAAGTGGAACTGAAGCAGGATAGTAATGACTCCTGTGagtcagcagcaaaagcagagaaaggggaTGAGAAACCTGACTCCAAAGGTGCTGTAACTGGTGAGAGGCAAAGCGGGGATGGGCAG GAGAGCACTGAACCTGTTGAGAATAAAGTTGGGAAAAAAGTTCCCAAGCACCTGGACGATGATGAGGATCGTAAGAACCCGGCTTACATCCCACGCAAAGGGCTTTTCTTTGAGCACGACCTCCGAGGGCAGacgcaggaggaggaggtcag GCCAAAGGGTCGTCAGCGGAAGCTGTGGAAGGACGAGGGCCGTTGGGAGCATGACAAATTCCGGGAGGACGAGCAGGCCCCCAAGACCAGGCAGGAGCTGATCGCGCTTTATGGCTATGACATCAGGTCAGCTCACAACCCCGATGACATCAAGCCGAGGAGGATGCGCAAACCAAG gtTCGGGAGTCCTCCTCAGCGAGACCCAAACTGGTCCAACGAGAGGCCAAATAAGCCGCCAAGGCACCAAGGTGCAGACAGCACTTCAACTCCCCCGCGAACGTTCACCAACCGGAGCTCTGCAGGTACAGGGAGGATGCCCCCGCCTAGGAACTACCCGAGGATGGGGGGCTACAAAGAGACCCGTCCAAGCTACCGAGCTTCGGAAGCAAGCGTCCAGCATCTGTCTCGTAACGGTGAGCAAATGAAACAGGAGAGCAACTATCGAGCAAAGCGTGCAGAGCAAACCCCACCGAGAGACAAGTCACCCGAGATGGAAGCGGCACACGTCCACAGCAGCCCTGTGAAGGAGGAGGTTGCTTTGGAAAACCAAGCCACGGCTGCTGATGCTGCACAGCCACCGCCAGACAGACCAATTGAAAAGAAGTCTTATTCCCGGGCAAGAAGGACCAGAATCAAAgctggggatgcagggaagCTGGCAGATGAAGTGCCCGCTTCAGAAGGGCTGACTCCTGTGCCTCCGAAACCTGTGCAAGCCGAGACGTCCCCCCCACCAGCCAAGAGCAGTAACTGGGAGTCGCCGGTAGAATCCAGCTTGGATGGACTCGAGCAAGAGATGACCCAAATAAATCTCACTGAGCAGAACTGGACTCTGGGGCAGTCTCAGTTCATACAGACCCGGGAGCTGAGGG GTATTCCTAACCATATGCACGTGGGAACTGGGCCACCACCTCAGTTTAACAGGATGGAGGAAATG GCGGTGCAGGGGGGCCGTGTGAAACGCTACTCGTCGCAGCGGCAGAGACCGCCGGTGCCGGAGCCTGCCCCCCCCATGCACATCAGCATCATGGAAGGGCACTACTACGACCCAC TACAATTCCAGGGACCAATCTACACCCACAGTGAGAacccggccccgctgccgcctcAGGGGATGATCGTACAGCCAGAAATGCACCTCCCTCATCCAG GTTTACATCCCCACCAGACGCCAGCCCCCATGGCAAACCCCGGGCTGTACCCTCCGCCAGTCTCCATGCCCCCGGGCCAGCCCCCGCCGCAGCAGCTGCTTGCACCGACTTACTTCTCCCCTCCTGGAGTCATGAATTTTGGGAATCCTGGCTACCCCTACCCCCCAGGGGCACTACCCCCTCCGCCCCCTCCTCATCTCTATTCCAACACGCAG GCCCAGTCCCAGGTGTACGGAGGGGTCACGTACTACAACACTGTCCAGCAGCAAGTGCAGCCCAAGCCTTCTCCACCTCGGAGGACGTCCCAGCCTGTGACTATCAAGCCACCGCCTCCTGAG CTTCTCGTTGCAGGTGGTAAGCAGGGCTCCAGTTAA
- the CASC3 gene encoding protein CASC3 isoform X4, translating into MADRRRQRASQDSEDDSDSAASDSADSAASAVRSRSGSGSGSGSGSPRPPHRPPRGAAGALSAGPRGRGAESAAGGASKSAPESECESEDGIEGDAVLSDYESAEDSEAEEEDYSEEESAKVELKQDSNDSCESAAKAEKGDEKPDSKGAVTGERQSGDGQESTEPVENKVGKKVPKHLDDDEDRKNPAYIPRKGLFFEHDLRGQTQEEEVRPKGRQRKLWKDEGRWEHDKFREDEQAPKTRQELIALYGYDIRSAHNPDDIKPRRMRKPRFGSPPQRDPNWSNERPNKPPRHQGADSTSTPPRTFTNRSSAGTGRMPPPRNYPRMGGYKETRPSYRASEASVQHLSRNGEQMKQESNYRAKRAEQTPPRDKSPEMEAAHVHSSPVKEEVALENQATAADAAQPPPDRPIEKKSYSRARRTRIKAGDAGKLADEVPASEGLTPVPPKPVQAETSPPPAKSSNWESPVESSLDGLEQEMTQINLTEQNWTLGQSQFIQTRELRGIPNHMHVGTGPPPQFNRMEEMAVQGGRVKRYSSQRQRPPVPEPAPPMHISIMEGHYYDPLQFQGPIYTHSENPAPLPPQGMIVQPEMHLPHPGLHPHQTPAPMANPGLYPPPVSMPPGQPPPQQLLAPTYFSPPGVMNFGNPGYPYPPGALPPPPPPHLYSNTQAQSQVYGGVTYYNTVQQQVQPKPSPPRRTSQPVTIKPPPPEVPSPRRQQR; encoded by the exons ATGGCGGaccggcggcggcagcgcgccTCGCAGGACAGCGAGGACGACTCGGACTCGGCTGCCTCCGACAGCGCCGACTCGGCAGCCAGCGCCGTCCGCTCCCGCTCGGGATCCGGCTCCGGCTCGGGCTCCGGttccccccgcccgccgcaccgcccgccgcggggcgccgCCGGGGCCCTCAGCGCtgggccgcggggccgcggggccgagAGCGCTGCTGGGGGCGCGTCCAAGAGCGCGCCCGAGTCCGAGTGT GAAAGCGAGGATGGCATTGAAGGAGACG ctGTACTCTCGGATTACGAAAGCGCAGAAGACTCGGAG gcagaggaagaggattACAGCGAGGAAGAAAGTGCCAAAGTGGAACTGAAGCAGGATAGTAATGACTCCTGTGagtcagcagcaaaagcagagaaaggggaTGAGAAACCTGACTCCAAAGGTGCTGTAACTGGTGAGAGGCAAAGCGGGGATGGGCAG GAGAGCACTGAACCTGTTGAGAATAAAGTTGGGAAAAAAGTTCCCAAGCACCTGGACGATGATGAGGATCGTAAGAACCCGGCTTACATCCCACGCAAAGGGCTTTTCTTTGAGCACGACCTCCGAGGGCAGacgcaggaggaggaggtcag GCCAAAGGGTCGTCAGCGGAAGCTGTGGAAGGACGAGGGCCGTTGGGAGCATGACAAATTCCGGGAGGACGAGCAGGCCCCCAAGACCAGGCAGGAGCTGATCGCGCTTTATGGCTATGACATCAGGTCAGCTCACAACCCCGATGACATCAAGCCGAGGAGGATGCGCAAACCAAG gtTCGGGAGTCCTCCTCAGCGAGACCCAAACTGGTCCAACGAGAGGCCAAATAAGCCGCCAAGGCACCAAGGTGCAGACAGCACTTCAACTCCCCCGCGAACGTTCACCAACCGGAGCTCTGCAGGTACAGGGAGGATGCCCCCGCCTAGGAACTACCCGAGGATGGGGGGCTACAAAGAGACCCGTCCAAGCTACCGAGCTTCGGAAGCAAGCGTCCAGCATCTGTCTCGTAACGGTGAGCAAATGAAACAGGAGAGCAACTATCGAGCAAAGCGTGCAGAGCAAACCCCACCGAGAGACAAGTCACCCGAGATGGAAGCGGCACACGTCCACAGCAGCCCTGTGAAGGAGGAGGTTGCTTTGGAAAACCAAGCCACGGCTGCTGATGCTGCACAGCCACCGCCAGACAGACCAATTGAAAAGAAGTCTTATTCCCGGGCAAGAAGGACCAGAATCAAAgctggggatgcagggaagCTGGCAGATGAAGTGCCCGCTTCAGAAGGGCTGACTCCTGTGCCTCCGAAACCTGTGCAAGCCGAGACGTCCCCCCCACCAGCCAAGAGCAGTAACTGGGAGTCGCCGGTAGAATCCAGCTTGGATGGACTCGAGCAAGAGATGACCCAAATAAATCTCACTGAGCAGAACTGGACTCTGGGGCAGTCTCAGTTCATACAGACCCGGGAGCTGAGGG GTATTCCTAACCATATGCACGTGGGAACTGGGCCACCACCTCAGTTTAACAGGATGGAGGAAATG GCGGTGCAGGGGGGCCGTGTGAAACGCTACTCGTCGCAGCGGCAGAGACCGCCGGTGCCGGAGCCTGCCCCCCCCATGCACATCAGCATCATGGAAGGGCACTACTACGACCCAC TACAATTCCAGGGACCAATCTACACCCACAGTGAGAacccggccccgctgccgcctcAGGGGATGATCGTACAGCCAGAAATGCACCTCCCTCATCCAG GTTTACATCCCCACCAGACGCCAGCCCCCATGGCAAACCCCGGGCTGTACCCTCCGCCAGTCTCCATGCCCCCGGGCCAGCCCCCGCCGCAGCAGCTGCTTGCACCGACTTACTTCTCCCCTCCTGGAGTCATGAATTTTGGGAATCCTGGCTACCCCTACCCCCCAGGGGCACTACCCCCTCCGCCCCCTCCTCATCTCTATTCCAACACGCAG GCCCAGTCCCAGGTGTACGGAGGGGTCACGTACTACAACACTGTCCAGCAGCAAGTGCAGCCCAAGCCTTCTCCACCTCGGAGGACGTCCCAGCCTGTGACTATCAAGCCACCGCCTCCTGAGGTACCGTCCCCTCGGC GACAACAAAGGTGA